A stretch of the Carassius carassius chromosome 6, fCarCar2.1, whole genome shotgun sequence genome encodes the following:
- the LOC132142196 gene encoding FERM and PDZ domain-containing protein 1-like yields the protein MEERDRSRSPSRRTSRVEQVVGRWLRRSRESISRERVLEDGQVADNGSQEQRSCPIRVTVKIPLDPTLNSHGFTVSTHTPPQVLDVTEGGPADGKLVPGDQLFKINNVAVDDLSTEQAGDIIRECQNTIILTVLRNTVGPKSSFITPEKRAKLKSNPVKVRFAEEVVVNGHSQGNSLLFLPNVLKVYLENGQTKAFKFESKTTVKDIVMTLKEKLSISRIEHFSLVLEQQYSTSKLFLLHEEEIIQKVVEKKETHDYRCLFRVCFLPRDFTIMLKEDPVAFEYLYLQSVSDVLQERFAVEMKCNTALRLAALHVQEKLASSGQSLKTPLKAIMKEWGIESFVSHTLLRNMREKDLKKAISYHMKKILSQEPKQKVISVDQARLNYMNEMSEVKSYGGKAFSATMMLQDRESVVSLLVGAQYGVSQVINHKLSIMTTLTEFSSITRVEILPESDRVSLVKIYLQDIKPITLLMESVAAKDLLCLVAGYCRLLVDPQISVFPWSNNSKSHRISAEEGYVSHCGSDSDDSDTDVDALLAHVASTAKSNNTADKPNDKLPEEAEKAQSYMEKDEEVEKEGGKKEEVVEKKEREEDKETSHQSINGNNGKTVEIDDESVGTEKEDKGQEKNPEQQQWVIVVDDPSSEASDSYQTESQFMTSMSSDSIDALEEDDLMTYFSTRRPCHLPVKNSYSCEDRYSPSLSPRHPCSKDSHSQSDLCSTDSHCEPDIDQFFCSPALSDIAECLPSPPAASEEEDCEELGIEDEKYEKESPGKCPESTPPPPVDYVFTFEQGDTRHYYNICTNVTPDSARILPQPLSPSGPMETQPDQERGEANHTETVPIFQPPPGFGDSSSDDEFFDAQERFTPAEKPCSTSLTRENSEESSTIQVHKHPSRREKKQKEQDKMVTQVELSNFNKRSKKRRSFMETSYTSLVSFPEQDHLENSYGNSIPNYSINQGAGRMTCFEGGCSDQGPCPTVSSLTDSEGEPAQLESKPIKPSKVNGSGPHNPTVTQVGSHTNKSYQRKQQLIEMEPDSMEFKSVNELMSTASPAIVAVRSPINLQDKVSTSNHSRDDQEEGAVGGLVERLFGDHLFFDMSKGQCDSSVLIGQRDDKVTKQKEEFFQGSSVTQKSSSLPRLGQISPSSLSYFHVPSISYTTSPDVDRDNSFVHLKFGMGKHSVEPAERTRSQSMSGSLGSGPSRHLFSQRVRGPESEETDNNCDTSLQDLSSGVLSYNPAQRFLLTPCSSSILGRLSSSTLRGKIQNLPLYLSRSQEMLNGSSNGNGNVKPVRRLSETQLQKYEVELAKEATEDVTLNEGSPEVTEVKVVTIVSEEVTEVIEEVREVSHIGLKACGQLKTKTKPKEFSEICSRADNSLQFSPSSVVVTTQNLNGPWGVVTSSGLQECSHPPSSTTPHNFNSSCGVFANCQSKPTIAQPKSLLSPNQHEKPDLSCSSVLAMGCDSVMEGAQTHLEVCNTVYTNCFSGVLDSASFDDELTVYEFSRRTSQGETGDAVQTSVPLCSLSPSPASFSPSSPLPSFPPLVLPASSSTELSPLLSPLDAPDCFISHPHEDIITSLLTRQYPLPPTGFLSLQRDVDTLLNVLAGAMKNQDGVHKHPRDACVAHFSENKRRLHAEARRLLAGCQRVVRVGQTPEETLQSLSESFCSLVQLTSVCICFSNCQRCRERHGQALTGLASVAKTYLDFARAAELVGSASERKTCHDLSIKLLARQCTALTTSVFCLTQLFRTLTAL from the exons ATGGAGGAGCGGGACCGCAGTCGCTCACCATCTCGCAGGACCAGCAGAGTAGAGCAGGTGGTGGGACGCTGGCTTCGGCGCTCCAGAGAGTCCATCAGCCG AGAGCGTGTGCTAGAAGATGGGCAAGTTGCCGACAATGGCTCCCAGGAGCAGAGGAGCTGTCCAATTAGAGTCACCGTTAAGATCCCTCTTGACCCCACCCTTAACTCCCATGGCTTTACAGTCTCAACACACACTCCACCGCAGGTGCTGGACGTGACAGAAG GTGGCCCTGCTGATGGAAAGCTTGTCCCTGGTGACCAGCTTTTTAAAATTAACAATGTTGCTGTTGATGATCTATCTACAGAGCAGGCTGGTGACATCATCAG AGAATGTCAGAACACCATAATACTGACTGTCCTGAGAAATACTGTG GGGCCAAAGTCGTCCTTCATAACTCCAGAGAAGAGAGCCAAGCTGAAGTCAAACCCAGTTAAAGTGAGGTTTGCAGAGGAGGTGGTGGTCAATGGTCATTCACAG gGTAACTCTCTGCTGTTCCTGCCAAATGTTCTGAAGGTCTATCTGGAGAATGGCCAAACGAAAGCTTTTAAATTTGAATCTAAAACCACTGTCAAG GACATAGTGATGACTCTGAAGGAGAAACTCTCCATCAGCCGTATTGAACACTTCTCTCTGGTGCTGGAACAACAATACAGCACCAGCAAACTGTTTCTCCTGCATGAGGAAGAGATTATTCAAAAG GTGGTGGAAAAGAAGGAGACTCACGACTACAGATGTCTGTTCCGTGTCTGCTTTCTACCTAGAGACTTTACAATCATGCTCAAAGAAGATCCTGTGGCCTTTGAGTATCTATACTTACAG agtgtaaGTGATGTATTGCAGGAAAGGTTTGCAGTGGAGATGAAATGTAATACAGCTCTCAGACTGGCTGCTCTACATGTTCAGGAAAAACTAGCCAGCAGTGGACAATCCCTTAAAACACCACTCAAGGCCATcat GAAGGAGTGGGGTATTGAAAGCTTTGTGTCCCACACCTTACTGCGAAACATGAGAGAGAAGGACTTGAAGAAAGCCATCAGTTACCACATGAAAAAGATTCTGTCTCAGGAGCCCAAACAAAAG GTGATCTCAGTGGATCAAGCTAGACTGAACTACATGAATGAGATGTCTGAAGTCAAGTCCTATGGAGGAAAGGCTTTTAGTGCCACTATGATG CTGCAGGACAGGGAGTCAGTGGTGAGTTTGTTGGTGGGAGCTCAGTATGGGGTCAGTCAAGTGATCAACCACAAGCTGAGCATCATGACCACCCTAACTGAATTTAGCTCTATTACCAGAGTGGAAATATTACCTGAGTCTGACAGAGTTAGTCTGGTCAAGATCTACTTGCAGGATATAAAG CCAATAACCTTGCTGATGGAGTCAGTGGCAGCTAAAGATTTATTGTGTCTAGTTGCTGGATACTGTAGGCTTCTTGTGGACCCCCAGATCAGTGTGTTCCCCTGGTCAAATAATTCAAAGAGCCACCGAATATCAGCAGAGGAAG GTTATGTGTCACACTGTGGCAGTGACTCTGACGACTCAGACACAGACGTGGATGCTCTCCTTGCTCATGTTGCTAGCACTGCCAAAAGCAACAACACAGCAGATAAACCCAATGATAAGCTACCAGAAGAAGCCGAAAAAGCACAAAGCTACATGGAAAAAGATGAAGAGGTGGAGAAGGAAGGAGGCAAAAAAGAGGAAGTGGTTGAGAAGaaggaaagggaggaggacaaagaaacCAGCCATCAGTCTATAAATGGTAATAATGGAAAGACAGTAGAAATAGACGATGAGAGTGTGGGCACAGAAAAGGAAGACAAAGGGCAAGAGAAAAACCCTGAACAACAACAGTGGGTCATCGTTGTCGATGACCCATCATCTGAAGCATCCGATTCATACCAAACTGAGTCACAGTTCATGACCAGCATGTCGAGTGACTCTATAGATGCCCTAGAGGAGGACGACCTTATGACCTACTTTTCAACCAGACGCCCATGCCATTTACCAGTGAAAAATTCTTACTCCTGTGAAGATCGCTATTCACCGTCATTGTCTCCACGGCATCCGTGCAGCAAAGATTCTCACTCCCAAAGTGACCTGTGCTCTACTGATTCCCATTGTGAACCTGATATAGACCAATTCTTTTGCTCTCCTGCACTCTCAGATATTGCTGAATGTCTACCTAGTCCCCCTGCAGCCAGTGAAGAGGAGGATTGTGAGGAGTTGGGAATAGAGGATGAGAAATATGAAAAGGAGTCACCTGGAAAATGTCCTGAAAGCACCCCACCTCCACCTGTGGACTATGTGTTCACATTTGAACAAGGAGACACTAGACACTATTACAATATCTGCACCAATGTTACCCCAGACAGTGCCCGGATCCTTCCACAACCCCTATCTCCTTCAGGTCCCATGGAAACACAACCAGATCAGGAAAGAGGGGAAGCAAATCACACAGAAACAGTGCCAATATTTCAACCCCCACCAGGGTTTGGAGACAGCAGTTCAGATGACGAGTTCTTTGACGCTCAGGAAAGATTCACACCAGCTGAAAAACCCTGCTCAACTTCCTTAACTAGAG AAAATTCAGAAGAGTCAAGCACCATACAAGTACATAAGCACCCAAGCCGGAGGGAGAAGAAACAAAAGGAGCAAGATAAAATGGTTACACAAGTTGAATTGTCAAATTTCAACAAAAGATCCAAAAAGCGTCGCTCATTCATGGAAACAAGTTACACATCCCTGGTATCATTCCCAGAACAGGATCATTTAGAAAACAGTTATGGAAATAGCATCCCAAACTATTCAATTAACCAAGGTGCTGGCCGAATGACGTGTTTTGAAGGCGGATGCTCAGATCAAGGTCCATGTCCAACAGTCTCATCCCTCACTGATTCTGAAGGAGAACCAGCTCAACTGGAATCCAAACCCATCAAACCGTCCAAAGTCAATGGATCAGGACCACATAATCCCACTGTTACACAAGTGggatcacacacaaacaaatcatATCAGCGCAAACAGCAACTTATAGAGATGGAACCAGATTCCATGGAGTTCAAATCAGTCAATGAACTAATGTCTACTGCATCGCCAGCTATAGTAGCAGTACGCTCCCCCATAAACCTACAGGATAAAGTAAGCACCAGTAACCATAGCAGAGATGATCAAGAAGAGGGTGCAGTGGGAGGTCTAGTTGAGAGACTGTTTGGAGACCACCTGTTCTTTGATATGTCTAAAGGACAGTGTGATAGCAGTGTTTTAATTGGTCAAAGAGATGATAAGGTAACCAAACAAAAGGAAGAGTTTTTCCAAGGCAGTTCAGTGACTCAAAAGAGCAGCTCACTGCCAAGACTAGGCCAGATATCCCCATCAAGTTTATCCTACTTCCATGTCCCGAGTATATCATACACCACAAGCCCTGATGTAGACAGAGACAACAGTTTTGTACATCTAAAATTTGGGATGGGAAAGCACTCAGTGGAACCAGCAGAGAGGACCAGGAGTCAGAGTATGTCTGGATCCCTTGGTAGTGGTCCATCAAGGCACTTATTTTCCCAGCGAGTCAGAGGACCAGAATCTGAAGAAACTGACAATAATTGTGACACGTCACTCCAAGATTTGTCTTCTGGTGTTCTGTCTTATAACCCAGCCCAAAGGTTCCTTCTTACACCCTGTTCGTCCAGCATCCTTGGGCGACTCTCTTCCTCAACATTGCGGGGAAAGATCCAGAACCTTCCCCTCTACTTATCACGTTCCCAGGAAATGCTAAATGGCAGTTCTAATGGCAACGGCAATGTTAAACCTGTGAGAAGACTTTCAGAAACACAACTACAAAAATATGAAGTTGAACTAGCAAAAGAGGCAACTGAGGATGTGACGTTGAATGAAGGTTCTCCTGAAGTTACAGAGGTAAAAGTGGTTACCATAGTATCTGAAGAGGTCACTGAGGTCATTGAGGAGGTAAGAGAGGTCAGCCACATTGGCCTCAAAGCATGTGGACAGCTGAAAACCAAAACTAAACCTAAAGAGTTTTCTGAAATCTGCTCCAGGGCAGACAACTCTCTCCAATTCAGCCCCTCATCCGTAGTGGTTACAACACAGAACTTAAATGGACCCTGGGGCGTGGTAACGTCTAGTGGGTTACAAGAATGTAGCCATCCACCCTCAAGCACAACACCCCATAACTTTAACTCTAGCTGTGGGGTTTTCGCAAACTGCCAGTCCAAACCTACCATAGCCCAGCCAAAATCATTGCTCAGCCCAAATCAACATGAGAAGCCAGACCTTAGTTGCAGCTCAGTACTGGCTATGGGGTGTGACAGTGTAATGGAAGGTGCTCAGACACATTTAGAGGTCTGCAATACAGTATACACAAACTGTTTCAGTGGAGTTCTTGACAGCGCCAGCTTTGACGATGAACTCACTGTATATGAGTTTTCCCGCAGAACGAGCCAGGGTGAAACGGGGGATGCTGTGCAGACATCTGTCCCCCTTTGCTCCCTCTCTCCATCACCTGCATCTTTCTCTCCTTCTTCTCCATTGCCCTCATTTCCACCTCTAGTACTGCCTGCATCTTCCTCTACAGAGCTCAGTCCCCTTCTGTCTCCATTGGATGCTCCTGACTGCTTCATTTCGCACCCTCATGAAGATATCATCACTTCGCTGCTGACTCGTCAATATCCCCTACCACCAACAGGATTCCTTTCTTTGCAAAGGGATGTGGATACCCTCTTAAATGTTCTTGCTGGCGCTATGAAAAACCAAGATGGGGTCCACAAGCACCCCAGGGATGCCTGTGTGGCTCACTTTTCAGAGAACAAAAGACGATTACATGCAGAGGCTCGGAGGCTTTTAGCTGGATGCCAACGCGTAGTCAGAGTTGGGCAAACGCCAGAGGAAACACTTCAATCATTGTCTGAAAGCTTCTGCTCACTAGTACAGCTGacaagtgtgtgtatatgtttctcTAACTGCCAGCGATGCAGGGAGCGCCATGGCCAAGCACTTACAGGACTAGCAAGTGTTGCAAAAACGTATCTGGACTTTGCTCGGGCAGCAGAGCTAGTGGGAAGTGCTAGCGAAAGAAAGACTTGTCATGATCTCAGTATTAAACTTCTGGCTCGCCAGTGCACTGCACTAACCACCTCAGTCTTCTGCCTTACCCAGCTCTTTCGCACTCTCACTGCCCTTTAG